One genomic segment of Balneolaceae bacterium includes these proteins:
- a CDS encoding DUF6691 family protein, which yields MFRNLRYLLGGMYFGFILVKSEVVSWFRIQEMFRFQDFHMFGIIGSAIIVGIISIQIIKRLNIPDIEGNPISIPPKDRSQWKRYIIGGAMFGLGWALLGACPGPIFALLGTGLTIMIIPIITAIFGTWLYGAVRHKLPH from the coding sequence ATGTTTAGAAATCTGCGATATCTGTTAGGTGGTATGTACTTCGGTTTTATTCTCGTAAAATCGGAAGTAGTATCCTGGTTTAGAATTCAGGAGATGTTCCGTTTTCAGGATTTTCACATGTTCGGAATAATTGGATCTGCCATTATTGTGGGGATTATCTCAATCCAGATCATAAAAAGATTAAATATTCCCGATATTGAAGGGAACCCAATTTCAATTCCGCCAAAAGACAGATCCCAATGGAAGAGATATATTATAGGGGGAGCCATGTTTGGCCTTGGATGGGCGTTGTTGGGAGCATGCCCCGGGCCGATATTCGCACTGTTAGGCACGGGCTTAACAATCATGATAATACCCATAATTACGGCCATATTTGGAACCTGGCTGTACGGAGCGGTTCGGCATAAACTGCCACATTAA
- a CDS encoding YeeE/YedE thiosulfate transporter family protein: MDFLTEPWPWYIAGPLIGLTVPGLLIMGGKKFGLSSNFRHVCAACFPGDVDFFHYDWKKEGTWNLIFLIGIILGGFLAGYVWANPDPVAISSQTVADLQALGVTSFEGLVPADLFSWANLGTFEGIMVLALGGFLVGFGTRYGGGCTSGHAITGISDLQIASVIATISFFAGGLIMTHFILPFIIS; encoded by the coding sequence ATGGATTTTCTAACTGAACCGTGGCCGTGGTACATAGCCGGTCCGTTGATTGGGCTCACGGTGCCGGGGCTTTTGATTATGGGTGGCAAGAAGTTTGGACTCTCCTCAAATTTCCGGCACGTTTGTGCGGCTTGTTTCCCGGGTGATGTTGATTTCTTTCATTACGATTGGAAAAAGGAGGGTACCTGGAATTTGATATTTCTGATTGGAATTATCCTGGGTGGATTTTTAGCAGGATATGTCTGGGCAAATCCCGATCCGGTTGCTATTTCCTCGCAAACAGTAGCTGATTTGCAAGCTCTGGGTGTAACTTCTTTTGAAGGCTTAGTGCCGGCCGACCTCTTTAGCTGGGCCAATCTTGGCACATTTGAAGGTATTATGGTATTAGCACTCGGTGGGTTCCTGGTAGGCTTTGGTACACGCTATGGTGGTGGATGTACGTCAGGTCATGCTATCACCGGAATTTCTGATCTCCAGATAGCAAGTGTGATTGCAACAATCTCATTCTTTGCAGGCGGGTTGATTATGACTCACTTTATTTTACCGTTCATTATTTCATAG